In Dermacentor variabilis isolate Ectoservices chromosome 1, ASM5094787v1, whole genome shotgun sequence, the genomic stretch GCCCGAGAGGGGCACCACCCTGCCACTAGGCAAACTTATTTTACTGTGAAATAAAGCCAGTCCGCTCAttgttctcaacctgtcaaaacctGTATTACTTGCCTCCGCACATCATCGTTCCAGCTTGCGGCGGTGCCTCTTCCCTACACAAGATTGGTCACAGCTGACGCAGATCTGATTTGGACGATCGCCGCCTGTACTCGCCCCTATCGTTGCGCTTGAGTGTTAATTATTGTGTGGGTACAGGATCGCCCAATAAAGAATTTCGTGACTCACAGTTTTGCCATCATCTTATTCTTCGGCGTCATTACAACATGACAATATACATCACtatattggatctacttaactcaGGCGAGGGACTATATGTATAttgacgccctctgcaaaatttgtaagcaggAAGGTACGCTAGACCACGTAATATGGGACGCCGCTGGTTCCCCTGcaggggccaaggaaaagatTGACAGCAGAGAaacctgggaggccttgctccagagtgAGGCTGAAACGACCAGCGttgagcaatccgcctggccgttgaggccgtgaagacttaccgtcctcaacgcgcggggactgcttcttCCTCCCCCCATACCTGCGTGAAGGGTAAGAGGCGGGCACCTCAGCtgggtggaataataaagttttcaatcaatcaaggAAAAGGTTTGCCCGTTCAGACACCGCATCGACATCGAGAAAGAGAGCGCGCGGCCGCACGGTGTCTCGTGGAAAGAAAGACGACGTGCCGTATCTgtgcgcgagcgaacgctgttccCCGTTCGAACGTTTCTGGGGCCTTCTGGAAGTCGGACAGCGAAGGGAATCCTCTGGAGTCAAGCGGATCGCTGCAAGATGGATTCCGGACAATCGAAACGCGCACACGGCTGGGATCATCTGCAAGGACTCGACGAGGCATCAGCAAAGCGCCCTAGACTTACCCTTTCGTCGGATACCCCACCGACTGCTCCGGCAATGGCTCATCAAATGGATCCTTCACCGTCCGCCGGCGTCCCAGTAGCCAACATGCATGAGGAGATGCAGTGGATACACTATCATCAGGAGCTTTGCCTCCAGTGGGCCGCGTCCAATGCCAGGGTTCCAGAAGGTCCCGTAAGTTCGCTGCTTCGGCAGGCCTCCATGGAGGAAGACTTGCCACCTGCCCATCTGGGCCATGCTCCTTTCATCAACTTCCAAATGGGCCTCATTTGCGAGCGCATGATGAAGGAACGCCAGAACCGCACGCGTGAGGAGTTCGACCATGTGTTCTCTGCGTAGCCCTCTGAGCAGCGCTGCGCATTTCTTCAACGTGATGGGCGTCGCTTCGCAAGGGGACATGCGCGAGCTCTGGCACGAGGAAGCACCAGGAAGAATCCTACTGGCAAAGCCTGCACTGTACAGCAGCAATAAAGGTCGGGACTGAACGCATGAGTCTGTCCTACAGTGGCGTGTTTATTTTATGGAGAAAAAATTCGTACCCGCCAGAGGTGCTCAGGGGCCATGGAATTTAGATGCAGAGCTCGCGGTCACGTGTTAATTTCCGGCTGCGACGGCAGCAAGCCTAATGTgctgagatgaaaaaaaaatgagaagctaGTGAACTGAGCATTATCCGCACATGGAACCCCAAGTGGTTGAAATTATTCCGCGACGCGGCTTACTATTCCGCCATACACTCGTGTCTTTGGAACATAGGGCCCCATGCAGCCCAGTTTATTAATAAAATGTAATTCTGGGAGGTAGGTCTGTCTAACGTGAGCGAGAATGAAGCTGGGAAGGCAAAATGCATAGCCGGTGTCGTCGTCATCAATATCATTATCTTTATCCATTTATTCGACGGGGCTCAGAAAGGAAGTCGGCGGATTGGTTGTTCCTCAATGAAACGGCGCAGTCCACTCTggaggatcggccatgaatcgggcagcACAAGCGTTAAAATAGTGCAATCAAATTTGTTGCCTTTGTAAGTGGTTAAAATTAAAGATAAATTACAATTACGTGAAGTCCATAGTAAAATAAAATATGTGaatataaaaagaagaaaaaagaaaaattttggaatgcaACTCTTTTTGTCTCGCTCAGAAAATTGAAGAGGGCACCACAAACGTCAGTCAGGCTAAAACCTGGTTCGAAAGTAGCAAAAAGCTAACCAAtgtggcataatttttttttttgatctcgTTGCTTTTTTACGACTGCCTCATTCGCTGCGGTGCTAGTGCCGCCGAGGAGCCATTACCAGCTACAACAGAGAAGACGCGATGGACCGAAAGCGTGGATGGGATCCACAGGTGTAGCAAACCAGCTGTTGATTTTGATCTGTACACTGCAGCGCCTGCTTGGGCGTCTCCTAATACATTTATTGCGATTCGCATTCTTTTCCTACTTCGGCCGTTTTGAgcctacctatctatctatcttgttaggtcgacccagtgacccaagttgtctaccagtcAGGGCTACAGGGAATGCGCTCGTGCATGGTCGtagtgccatcgtcgtcattccagcgtcgCGATCTTACTCACGTCATGACgtcgttggttctttattctatggtcatacgccttcgtcgatccatcgacgtccttccttcttcgtcattcggTTGTTGATAGTGCTGTCGGCAATCAATTGTTATTATGCCTGCATTATCCTAACATCGTGTCACTGCGTCTTCATCAGATAGTCGCTACCATGCATCCGTtatcaccgtcgtcgtcatgctatcgtggtcatgccatcgtcattccagcttcgtcattcagTTGCCCTTCCGccttcgtcacgccattgtcttcataccatcgtcgttatcccattgtcctcatgtcgtcgtGACGCTGTCGACGTTATACCACCGTTATCATTTAGCAGTCGCCTTGtagtcgccatgccgtcgtcgtcatgccacctgCGTCATTCTACAGTCGTCACTCCGTCGGCATCGTATGGTCTTCATACCGCCATGCTCACAGTCGACCTTGAGAAGCCATTGCCATAGCCAAGTGGTACAACACTGGTTCACGTCATATACCGAGTGTTTTTTTAGAAGACTTTCGGTAATTCTTTTAAAAATCACGGGCAGCAGGTAACGCAATTATAATTTTTGAGCTGGATTGCCAAACAGGTGGATATTACCTgggcgagaaatcgaaatgcataagtGATTGATTAAACAATCCCCTAATTATAACTAATTACAGCGGTTGCGCGTGAATGTGCAACCGCATTCACGCGTTGGCGTGGTTGCGCCTGGAGGAGCGAACGAGCTAGTTCGCACATTTTTCACGGACGACGAACAACGGAAATGCGCTAgctatacacagcttcgctgaaaaaagTTCCACTTAAAGCAAATACAGTTTGAGCAACGACAGTGATTCCAAGAACAACAGGAGTACGCCGACTATAACGACGACGGAGATGGAGACCCCGATGACGAAAACAGCTGCGACGACAACTACGCGACGATAATGACGACAGACAGAAAACGATCACTGCACGAAGAaggcgtgatgacgacgacggaacgacCCCGACACGATAATGGCAGCGATGACGGTACGGTGACAACTCCGCGGATGGCAAAGTGGCTCAAACGCCGCCGACGGCTCCCATGTGGAGAAGACGAGGAAACATCGATACACATGGTTATGATgatatgacgatgatgatgcctCCTACAGACGCCGCGAAACTCTAAcgagagaaagaaggagagatCGGCCAGAGTGATATGACTCTGTATATAGGATGCTATTCTATTCTAGGGAAGTCGCTTGGGAGAAGGACGGAGAGACCCAACATAGCCCACTGTGCACTTTCAGAACGTAAATGTATTCCAGGTGCCCCGTCTCGGTATTTCCCGACGCGTAAAGATCATCTTTAAGGGTGATTGCCTTCCTTCGCATGTCAAGGTTggtcatttccgacatgctgtccggccATTTGTTCTTAAGCAACTTCAGCGCCGAAAATGTCAGAAATGCTAGGTCATGTGAGCGTCCGTCTGTGGAAATACTACGATATGTTCCATGCTGCGCAACATtatgcaggcaactgccaggctaAAGGTTACAAGTTTCCAAACTGTCAGAGGCGCCACGACGTCTCATCAAAGGACTGTGCAAAGGCAAAGCTGTAAATTttcgttttgaaaaaaaaaatggtaagagACTCGTCGAGAAGCAGAATCCTGGGGTTGGCAGCTCCTCCTTTTCTATTTACCGACAAGTAAACTGGTCAACTTGGAACaaaaaggtggaagaggcatgcaaggAAGCTTGTCTTGTCTGCAGCATTCAGGACCTCAGTAGGAGTGTGATGGAAGGGGCTAAGTACATCTTTACGTCGGCAACAAAGCGTACGGATTGCGCTGTGAAACTGAGTGAATTCGAACCATTCGTAGGCATACCGAAAGGAGATACAAGCGCACTAAG encodes the following:
- the LOC142569304 gene encoding uncharacterized protein LOC142569304, with amino-acid sequence MAHQMDPSPSAGVPVANMHEEMQWIHYHQELCLQWAASNARVPEGPVSSLLRQASMEEDLPPAHLGHAPFINFQMGLICERMMKERQNRTREEFDHVFSA